The region CTCTTCATGGACGACGAGTGGAAAGAGATCTATCGAGTGGAAGTCTGGGATTTGCCGTCGAAGACCAAATTGACCAGTATCGATGGTATTTTGGCCGAAGGGTATACCTTCACGCCCGCAAACGATGCTTTGCTGATCACGCTGTATCGTGGCGGCCTACGAAGAGTGGAGATCCCCCAAGCAGTATCTCGCCCAGGTCTGGCTGCACCTGCGGTAGCTACTATGCGAACCTGGACGGACAGTACCGGAAAGCACCAGCGCGAAGCGATCTTTGAGCGTGTCCAGGGGCAGCAAGTTCAGCTGAAGACTTCCGAAGGGCAGTCGATTTTCATTCCCTTTAACCGTCTTTCGCAGGAAGATCAGAAATACGTTCGTCAACTGAGCCCACGTTAGTTCTTTTGGTTAGATGTGCCCATGGCAACTCAATATTTCACGAAGCAATCGCTCTCTAGCCTTTCGGCAATCCTTTGCGCCCTTGTGATCGCAACACATGCCTGGGCAGCTGAAGAGGATGAGAAAATTGCATCGATTCAACCTATTTCAGCACAGTGTGACTTCTTTGGCGGGCAGAAGGATGAACTGTTGTATCAGTTGGTATCGACAAAACCTATTCAGGGCAAAGTTCTTTGGAGGTACGCTGCTGGTGCCAAGACTCTGGCTCGCGGCGAGGACACGCTTCAACTAGCCGATGGTAGGTCAAGTTTGTACGAATTGCCGATCGAATTCCCACCGGTGCGAGACGGAGTAGTCTTCGAAACTCGCATGGTCGTTACCATTGTCGACGGCGAGAACGAGGAACTCGCCAAGCACGAGCAGCCGATCTGGCTTTTTTCAGACGATCCATTTGTAAATCGTCGTGAATGGCTCGAGAAACTTGATATTCATCTCTATGATCCAGAAGAGTTGACCGTCGAACGCTTCGAAGAAGCCAAGATTCCGTTCAAACGTATTACCAATTCAAATGTGCTAACAGAGTTCGAGGGAGGCATCCTGATTGTTGGCGGTGGGACTTCCCTGAGTAAGAATCGTGGGCTGACCAATAATCTGATGAAGCTGGCCCAGCGCGGGGTACGTGTACTGTGCTTGACGCCAGTCGACGGAGAATTTCCGTGGCCGACGCGGAGAGAATATCCTGAATTAGCCAGCGTGCAGTTCGCGTCGAAGCAGACAATACGTGACCTCGACAAGCGACTGAACCCAGATTTTGATTTGTCGGCCGAGCAGCTGCAGCAACGCAATACGGTGGCATTGGAATCGCGGCGAGGGCAACTTCGAGTCCGTCTTTCAGAAGACCTTGGCGGTTGGCCTTGGTGGCAAGTTCGCTTTGCCAATGATGGTACTTGTATCCTCGCTTGTTTTGATTTGATTCAACATTGGGAAAGCAGCCCGACGCCGCGTTTTTTGCTGGCGGGGTTGCTGGAAAAACTATCTTCGGAAACTGATTCTTCTCCTACGGAGCAATAACACGATGCACAAGTTCTTTTTTTGTATGACTCTGGCCCTGCTTATTGCTTGCTCGGCGAGCACGATCAAGGCGCAGGACGTGGTTTATCCGACCGCCATTTTCCCATTTCAGGAACGCGGTGCGGATGTAAAAGGTTTGGGAGCTCAGGTGTCCGACCTGCTGTTTGCCAGCCTAGTGGTCGATCCCAACATGTACCTCGTGGATCGTGAAGACATGGCCAAGATCTTGCAGGAACAAGAGCTCAGCGTGTCGGGGCTGGTCAATCCAACAGAAGCCGTTCAAGTTGGTCAGCTGACCGGCGCCAAGTTGATTCTGACCGGAAGCGTGATTCAAGCTGGTGATAAGCTAGTGCTCGTGGCCAAGATCATTGGAACGGAAACAAGCCGCGTCGCTGGTGCAAGCATCAAGGGGCAGGTCGATCAAGATATTGACGAGCTGGCCGAAACCTTGGCCGCCGAAATTGTGAAAGAGATTGGTAAGAATTCAAAGCAGTTGGTCCCCAAGGTTGTTCCACAGAGCGAACGCATCGCAGCCTTGAAGGAAAAGATCGGCGAAGCGACGTTGCCTGTTGTTAGTGTTTCGATCGACGAACGGCACATCGGCCGCGCCACAATCGATCCAGCTGCTGAAACCGAGATGACGCTCTACCTTCAAGAAATTGGCTTTGAAGTGGTCGATGCCAAAGACGGGGCGAAGGACGCTGCTGCTATCAAGATCGTTGGCGAGGGCTTCAGCGAATTCACGGCCCGGGCAGGTAACTTGGCTCCGGTAAAGGCTCGCGTCGAGATCAAAGCGATCGATGCCAAGACCGGTAAAATCATCGCTATCGACCGACAGACATCGGTAGTCGTTGATATCAACGAGCAGATTGCTGGCAAGTCGGCGCTACAGTTGGCCGCAGCCACAATTGCCGAGCGGATGATTCCCAAGCTCGTGAAAACGGCCGGTAAAAAGTAGGGAAAAAGAAGTAGAACGACTGACCCTAATCTAGTTGCGATCGAGGGGTAAGCTTGAAGAAGCTTGCCCCTCGTTGTCTTAACGCAAGCAGTGGACGTACTGATAGAGATTCTATGCAACGATCGTACCGCCTCGTTTTTTGGACCGTCCTGTTTCTGGCCCCCACGATTTCGCTTGCGGCGGAGCAGCGTTGTGCACTGATCGATATTGATAAGTCCGCTTTGGGAGGGCTGATGGAAGCGGAACTGCTAGGGCGGCCAGATACCCAGTGGGTCGAACGTACCGAGATTCAGAAACTACTTAACGAGAAGCGGCTGCAGTCGATCTTCGGTGCTCAGTCGGGCAAGGACCGACGTTCGATCGGCACGGTGCTCAAAGCGGATGTGCTGATCATACTGCGGACGATCGAAGAGGAAAAGAAGCAGTACGCCCAACTGGTCGTCGCAGAAACCAATCAAGGGGTTCGCTTGATGAGCCAGAAGATGCTGCTAGGGAAGGACCCGACTAGTGATGCTCAGTTGCTAGTGAAATTGGCCAACGACGGCATTGCCAAATCTCAGGGTTCGATTCAGCACATCTTTGCCGTGCCTCCTTTCGTGAGTGATGATCTTACCTACGAGTACGATTATCTGAAGTCGACCTACGCCAAGCTTCTCGAGCGAACTCTACTCGACTCTTCAGGCGTGGTAGTCGTGGAATTAGATGAAGCGAAGGCGATCACCAGCGAATACAACCTCGCCGCCGACGGTGCCAACGTTGTGCGTGAGCTGCCCACCTATGTACTGGGGGAATATCGCAATGAGGGAAAGGGAGATGATCACCGTGTCAGACTGAGCTTGAAGGCTCAGCAAGGCGCGAAAGTTCTTAGCGAGACGGACGTAACGATCTCGCCAGGTGCGGTATCCGGTGCTTTGTTGAAATATGCCCAGGAATTGGCATCGTCGAAAGGTATCGAGACTGCCACGATCGACCCACAGCAGGAAGTGAAATTGCTCAATGAGCGGGCCGATCTGTTCATCCGGCTGGCCAACTGGGACGAGGCGCAAGCACTAGTCGAGGCAAGCCTACTCCTTGTTCCGGATCAGCCGGAGATTCATAGCCAAGCCGTTTCGATCATCCAGCGGCGATTGGAAGATCATCATCTTGAGTATCTGGACGAACTTCAACGAGATATCAGACTCAAGCGATTCGCCTTACAGCATTTGCGTGTGATGATTGAAAAGTCACGCTTCGACTTGGCAAAGCGGCATTGGTTGATCTTCAAACAGCACGTCATTACTGGCAGGCCCTATTACATGCAGGGTGACTCCGAGGCCAAAGAGTTGGCCCAGGAAGCGCGTGAATTTCTCGAACTCAACAATGAGTTGGCAATGAAGTTGGTTCATGGCCTGGCAGAGATGAAAGAATGGAGGCTAAGTTCTTATCTGTTGCATCGCGCGATCATCGACCTTCCGTCGCCACAGCGTTATGCAATGATTAAACAGGTAATCTTGAAATACCAGCATCTATCCGATAACAAGTTCTTCGCACGCCGGTTCCTACTAGCCGATGAACAACCACGTACCATGCGGAGCTTGGAAGGACGTGCGTTTCTACAAGATTTGATCAATAGCAAAGAAACGCTGCCGTATGTCCGCCAGACTGCCCAAGCGATTCTAAACGAGATTCAGGTGACGCGTGCCGCGACCGTCGTGCATCGCGGTAATGCCAATGCCCCTGTGAACGACAATCTGACGTTTCGCCGGTTTGATTTCGAACAGTTTAAGACCTTTCGAGGAATATCCGCGCTGGGTGATAAATGGGATCTGGTCAATGCCGATGATGGTTACTTTATCTATTCCCAGGGGGACGGCTTTCGCAGGATCGCGGATCAGGGACGCAACGCTTATAGCGCGTTTAAGTATGACGGCAAGTATATCTGGATCACTTCCGGTGACGGCGACGGGGGAGTAAAGTTGGCCGTCCTGGATACTTCCACCTGGAAACGCCATGAATTAACCCAAGATCACGGCTTGCCGATTTTGTCGCGTGATGAAATACCCGATGTGACCGTCCGCGAGGTAAGTCTAAGTGTCACGCCACTGGATGCTGGTCATGCCATAATTTGCGGTTATGTTGGCAGGACTTGGTTTGCGGACGTGCAGTTTGATCCAGAAGGAAATCACCAAATCAAAATTTTCTATGAGGCTAAGGAAACGTTACCGGCGGATTTAAGTAGCGTGCGCCCGGATGACCTCACAATTCGATTTGCCGCTACCAATATCGAGCTGCTTCAGCGACGAGAGAATGGGAAGGTCATCGAACGCGGTCTGCTGGTGACTCGTTCGAGTAAAAGCCCGGTTCTCTATCACTATCCGCTGTTGATCAATCCAGAAGATTGCTCCATTCGTGTTCTCGACCATTCCTGGAGCGAAATGCTAGGCGGCTGGGTAGTTGATGGCGAAATCTACAGGGAACTAGCCATTTCTCTGAAAGACAAAAAGCTTGGTTTCTATAGCCGCGGTCTTGCAGACAATAAAAAGACCCTGCTTTTGTCCAGCTACGACGAAGGAAAGTTCTATTACGATGAGCAAGCCAAAATTCTTCATATCGTTGGCAAACAATGGTATCAGGCGAATTTAGAATCCGGCGAGATCAGGTCCTTGGGGGCAGTACCGTGGCATTATCAAAATCACTGGACCTTCAATGATCCTAAGTCGCCTATCCGTATTGACGACGGAACCTATCAAATTAGCCAACTGCGGCACACGAACAACTTTGGGCTAGTAGCAGAGTGTTATCCCAAAGCGGGGGGACGAACACTTCGACTTCAGGTGTTTTTTGACGGATCGGGCGATTCTTTTCGAGCAGCGGCAGGAATCGATGATGGCAAGTCGTCGCCGGTCCAGCCGCCACCTGAATTCTCACGAGGTAGAGTCACCGGACGTGAGAATTTGATAAGTCCTGGCGAGCGGGTTGCGGACATTGCCTATTTTCCGGGCGGAGAGTTTATTGTTTCCGTTTCGCATCAGCGCAATAAGACGATCTGCGTTTGGAATTCCAAAACGGGTGACATAATCACGAGCCTATTGGATGATCCTAAGGGAGTGAACTGCGTGGTATTCAGTCCTTCAGGAGATACCTTCGCAACCGGTGGTCAGGACGGACGTGTCATTTTGTGGGATGCTAGAACCCTTCGCCCACTTAAGCAGTGGACAGACCTGAAAACAGCCGTAGCCAATCTGGCTTTCTCGGCCGATGCAAGTTGTCTGGCGGCAAATGGACAGGATGCCATTTCGTGCGTGTGGAACATTCACTCTGGCGAAAAGCAATTTGACTTTATCGGTTGTGATAGTTCGCGAGGGGTTTCCAAAATCGCATTTACCCCAGACGACCAGATGCTGCTCGCAATTCAAGAGCAGACCGGTGTGCGTGCATTTGATGCGAAGGATGGGACCGACTTTGGGAAAATCGAAACGCTCGACTTTGTTGCCGGTTTTCTGCCAGATGTTTCCTTGTTGGGAGTTGGACGCGGAATCGAGAATAACTTAATAAAGCGGTCGTCAGATGGAGCCACTAGCGTCGTCTGGCCGGAATTTTCGGGCATTCCGATCGCGATGAGCAATGATGGTCGGTTCATCGCGAGCTATTATCCCTTTGCCATTAAGGACGGGAAACGCGATATGTTTTTTGGACGCTTCGAAGTTTGGGATGCCTCGATCAAAAAGCTAGTTTACTCAGAAGAAGGGGTTCGAGTACCCAGAGTATCGTTCTCGCCTGATAGTACAAAACTACTTACGCTCGATTCCAAGGGATTCGCCCAAGAAGTGGAATTGATTATAGGTGCTGGCAAAAAGGAAGGAAAACCTTTGGTAGACGATGGCAAGCTACTTTCTCCTATGCGAACCTGGACCGACAAGTCGGGTAAGTTTCACGTCGACGCGGCGCTTGTGAAATTGGACATGAAGTCGGCGGTTTTAAAGACTGCCAAGGGGAATCAGATAGAGATTCCCTTGTCGGTGCTGTCAGAAAGCGATCAGCGTTTTCTTAAAGAGCTTGCAGAGCGTAACTAATAACGCTCCACCAGGATAGTTCATGGCCGGTGGAGGTAAAGTTTCGCGTAGCCGATATTGTCGGGGTTAAGTACGCTTTCAGCCAACTCGAACGTGTCCGCAAGTCGACCGAGCATCTGGGAGCCGAGTTAATGTACCGTTTCACGAATGAATAACCGATTACCAAAAGCCACGGTGTTCGATCTCGCCAATGCAATTATGATTCGTGAAAAATTCTTAGTGTATGCGGCGGCTTACCTTCGGGAGTGAACTTCGAATAATTGATGCCTTTGCCCATTAAGGCTGCTCATTGGAGCAGCGAGGATGGTACTCCGACAGTGATTTGTAAATACCAAAGAGGTGATACGGTTGTCTGACTGAGTCGAGCGACGTTGGTAATCCTTACGCTATAAAAATATCTGGGTATATGATATTCAAAGTATATGACGAGAATGTCATTTAGCATTTATTGCAAGGAGTATAAGGGGAAGATGTCGGAGGTAAGAATCTGCCGATTGATCACAATGCCGTCCCCAAAAGGACTTACGTGACACAATCACGGATCTATCGACGTTTATCCGTGCTTTTCATGATGGTCGCATATTTAAATGGTCCAGATTGCGCGTAGCCAAATTACGTTAAATGCCGTAAGCTGAATTTATCTGGCTGGGACTTGACTCGACGTTTAGACGTGTCCTCACAACTGTGAGCGGTTGTTCAGACCTGCTTGGCGCAGAATTTTCCTGACTTAGATCGCAGGTAAGCATGAGCGATGAACCCATTGAAGAGATAATTAACGATCCTACGCAAGTTCAAAATGAAGTTAAACGGCGATTGGGGGTGCTTCCCCATTTCTTTCGATTAGGTCCCGAAGCCCCCGAGATCACGGAAAACCTGTGGGGATTTGCCAAGTTTGGGTATCTAGACAATCCACTACCACCACTGTTGAAAGAACGCCTTTTTGTTTACCTGTCGCGATTCTGTAAGGTTCACTATTGCCTTGCCCGCCATGTCGGATTTTTGATTGGGCTAGGCCGACCTTCAGGAAGTGTTCGCTGTGAGCCAGAGACGATCGATCAAGTTATCCATTTGCTTGAGCTCGATCTTCCGTGTGGACAATTGCTAGTGCCGTTCTTAGATGAACTGCAAAACACTCCCACTGCTCTGTTTCCCTTGCCTAAAAGTGGAAGCAACTCCGAAGAAATGCTTTTTGCTTGTGCTGCGCACATATTTTTGCAGACGTCCCAGGCATCGACGTCCCTTCAAGCTCTTAGCAGTGCGATGGATCGCGCCGAGTTTCAGCACTTACTTGTATTCTTAGCATTTGTGCGTACCGCACATTTCTGGTCGGAAGTTCATCCAGAGCTAG is a window of Bremerella sp. TYQ1 DNA encoding:
- a CDS encoding CsgG/HfaB family protein, coding for MHKFFFCMTLALLIACSASTIKAQDVVYPTAIFPFQERGADVKGLGAQVSDLLFASLVVDPNMYLVDREDMAKILQEQELSVSGLVNPTEAVQVGQLTGAKLILTGSVIQAGDKLVLVAKIIGTETSRVAGASIKGQVDQDIDELAETLAAEIVKEIGKNSKQLVPKVVPQSERIAALKEKIGEATLPVVSVSIDERHIGRATIDPAAETEMTLYLQEIGFEVVDAKDGAKDAAAIKIVGEGFSEFTARAGNLAPVKARVEIKAIDAKTGKIIAIDRQTSVVVDINEQIAGKSALQLAAATIAERMIPKLVKTAGKK
- a CDS encoding SHD1 domain-containing protein; translation: MANDGIAKSQGSIQHIFAVPPFVSDDLTYEYDYLKSTYAKLLERTLLDSSGVVVVELDEAKAITSEYNLAADGANVVRELPTYVLGEYRNEGKGDDHRVRLSLKAQQGAKVLSETDVTISPGAVSGALLKYAQELASSKGIETATIDPQQEVKLLNERADLFIRLANWDEAQALVEASLLLVPDQPEIHSQAVSIIQRRLEDHHLEYLDELQRDIRLKRFALQHLRVMIEKSRFDLAKRHWLIFKQHVITGRPYYMQGDSEAKELAQEAREFLELNNELAMKLVHGLAEMKEWRLSSYLLHRAIIDLPSPQRYAMIKQVILKYQHLSDNKFFARRFLLADEQPRTMRSLEGRAFLQDLINSKETLPYVRQTAQAILNEIQVTRAATVVHRGNANAPVNDNLTFRRFDFEQFKTFRGISALGDKWDLVNADDGYFIYSQGDGFRRIADQGRNAYSAFKYDGKYIWITSGDGDGGVKLAVLDTSTWKRHELTQDHGLPILSRDEIPDVTVREVSLSVTPLDAGHAIICGYVGRTWFADVQFDPEGNHQIKIFYEAKETLPADLSSVRPDDLTIRFAATNIELLQRRENGKVIERGLLVTRSSKSPVLYHYPLLINPEDCSIRVLDHSWSEMLGGWVVDGEIYRELAISLKDKKLGFYSRGLADNKKTLLLSSYDEGKFYYDEQAKILHIVGKQWYQANLESGEIRSLGAVPWHYQNHWTFNDPKSPIRIDDGTYQISQLRHTNNFGLVAECYPKAGGRTLRLQVFFDGSGDSFRAAAGIDDGKSSPVQPPPEFSRGRVTGRENLISPGERVADIAYFPGGEFIVSVSHQRNKTICVWNSKTGDIITSLLDDPKGVNCVVFSPSGDTFATGGQDGRVILWDARTLRPLKQWTDLKTAVANLAFSADASCLAANGQDAISCVWNIHSGEKQFDFIGCDSSRGVSKIAFTPDDQMLLAIQEQTGVRAFDAKDGTDFGKIETLDFVAGFLPDVSLLGVGRGIENNLIKRSSDGATSVVWPEFSGIPIAMSNDGRFIASYYPFAIKDGKRDMFFGRFEVWDASIKKLVYSEEGVRVPRVSFSPDSTKLLTLDSKGFAQEVELIIGAGKKEGKPLVDDGKLLSPMRTWTDKSGKFHVDAALVKLDMKSAVLKTAKGNQIEIPLSVLSESDQRFLKELAERN